In one Dunckerocampus dactyliophorus isolate RoL2022-P2 chromosome 9, RoL_Ddac_1.1, whole genome shotgun sequence genomic region, the following are encoded:
- the LOC129187668 gene encoding mid1-interacting protein 1-B-like, producing MMRHLPETTNPKNSLFNAMNRFIGAVNNMDQTVMVPSLLRDMPLGEEAELGCPKQPDVDEADMYSYYQLLKSIRRDIEWGVRVSPALAATPPRFTRMNSTASFASSLSASSEEDEEDEEEEDLQKQFQYHLAGLQGVLSKLTMQANTLTRRYKQEIGL from the coding sequence ATGATGCGACATCTCCCCGAAACGACCAACCCAAAGAACTCTCTCTTCAACGCCATGAACCGCTTCATCGGCGCGGTGAACAACATGGACCAGACAGTCATGGTGCCCAGCCTGCTGCGGGACATGCCTCTGGGTGAGGAGGCCGAGCTGGGCTGCCCCAAGCAGCCGGATGTGGACGAGGCGGACATGTACAGCTACTACCAGCTGCTCAAGTCCATCCGGCGGGACATCGAGTGGGGGGTGAGGGTCTCCCCGGCCCTGGCCGCGACACCGCCGAGGTTCACCCGCATGAACTCCACCGCTTCCTTTGCCTCCTCCTTGTCCGCCTCCTCCGAGGAAGACgaagaggacgaggaggaggaggacctgCAGAAGCAGTTCCAGTACCACCTAGCTGGGCTCCAGGGGGTGCTGAGCAAGCTGACCATGCAGGCCAACACCCTCACCAGGCGCTACAAGCAAGAGATTGGACTCTAA